A window of the Wolbachia endosymbiont (group A) of Pogonocherus hispidulus genome harbors these coding sequences:
- a CDS encoding dihydroneopterin aldolase — protein MSACNLLISDLRLWVHLGYSAEEKSHSQLVSIDVDFIFKSPPLGLITDRLEDTVCYLEIVQNIQSLVQSKQFNLIEHLTHDIYRAINNLLVQKKHTISSIRVTTHKVAPPVPNAHGGVFFTYCNALQEQEDN, from the coding sequence ATGTCTGCATGTAATCTTCTTATATCTGACTTACGGCTTTGGGTTCATTTAGGCTATAGTGCAGAAGAGAAGTCTCATTCCCAATTAGTTAGTATTGATGTTGATTTTATTTTTAAATCTCCTCCTTTAGGGCTTATAACTGACCGGCTTGAAGATACTGTCTGCTATCTAGAGATAGTACAAAATATTCAATCTCTTGTTCAGAGCAAGCAATTCAATTTAATCGAGCACTTAACCCATGATATATACAGAGCCATTAATAATCTTTTGGTGCAAAAAAAACATACTATTTCTTCCATAAGAGTGACTACTCACAAAGTTGCACCACCCGTTCCTAATGCGCATGGAGGCGTCTTTTTTACCTATTGTAATGCACTGCAAGAACAGGAAGATAACTAA
- a CDS encoding CADD family putative folate metabolism protein, with translation MEFTKSLNNKLDELHLLNHPFYQSWNTGSLSLQALQTYAKEYYHHVAAFPRYISGIHFLCPDLKMRQVLLGNLIEEEQGDENHPELWKRFAEGLGVTRSDLHKDAQIKETQKLVDGYFDIVRSDFASGLGALYAYERQTPEVSKSKIEGLKKHYSISDERSLQFFTVHMHADEWHSEECANLIEDLDEKEQDKVMQGAQKGAKLLWGFLDGMMNASVC, from the coding sequence ATGGAATTTACTAAATCTTTGAATAATAAGTTAGATGAGTTGCACTTACTAAATCATCCATTCTACCAATCATGGAATACAGGAAGCTTAAGCTTGCAAGCTTTACAAACCTATGCTAAAGAATATTATCACCACGTTGCTGCGTTTCCTCGTTATATCAGTGGTATACATTTTTTGTGCCCAGATCTAAAAATGCGACAGGTTTTGCTTGGTAATTTAATAGAAGAAGAACAAGGTGATGAAAATCACCCAGAGTTATGGAAACGTTTTGCTGAAGGGCTTGGTGTAACACGGTCTGATCTCCATAAGGATGCACAGATTAAAGAGACACAGAAGTTAGTTGATGGTTACTTTGATATTGTACGATCAGACTTTGCTTCCGGTTTGGGTGCACTTTATGCTTATGAACGTCAAACTCCAGAGGTTTCTAAGTCTAAAATTGAAGGTTTAAAAAAACACTATTCAATAAGTGATGAGCGTTCTCTTCAATTTTTTACGGTTCATATGCATGCTGATGAATGGCATTCTGAGGAGTGTGCAAATCTTATTGAAGATCTAGATGAAAAAGAGCAAGATAAAGTTATGCAGGGTGCTCAAAAGGGAGCAAAGCTCTTGTGGGGTTTTCTTGATGGAATGATGAATGCTAGCGTGTGTTAG
- the trxA gene encoding thioredoxin, with amino-acid sequence MSDDITTVNDQNFKSEVTDYKGFVLIDFWAEWCGPCKSLMPRIEQLAKDRKGKIKICKFDIDEGTEVPSKYGVQSIPTLIIFQDGKEIARKIGATNDLLSWVDSEIS; translated from the coding sequence ATGAGTGATGATATTACAACGGTAAATGATCAAAATTTCAAATCTGAAGTCACTGACTATAAAGGGTTTGTTCTGATAGACTTTTGGGCAGAATGGTGTGGGCCATGTAAAAGTCTAATGCCGCGTATTGAACAGTTGGCTAAAGACAGAAAAGGCAAGATTAAGATCTGCAAGTTCGACATAGATGAAGGGACTGAAGTGCCAAGTAAGTATGGAGTGCAATCTATACCCACTTTAATCATATTTCAAGATGGTAAGGAAATTGCACGCAAAATTGGTGCAACAAATGATTTGCTAAGTTGGGTTGATAGTGAAATAAGCTAA
- a CDS encoding ribonuclease D: protein MGIFLYKDDLPASSIPNDIRSIAVDTEAMGLLHSRDRLCLVQLSFNDGNAHLVQLKNDYTAPNLRKILEDKNITKIFHFARFDVSIIRYYLETWALPCYCTKIASRLVRTYTDNHSLKELCLELLDTKLNKQQQSSDWGNENLTDKQKSYAASDVLYLHKIKEKLDLMLERENRKELAQKCFEFLPTRIELDLMGWENVDIFNHQI from the coding sequence ATGGGAATATTTTTATATAAAGATGACTTGCCAGCTAGCTCAATACCAAATGATATAAGGTCTATAGCTGTTGATACCGAGGCAATGGGGCTACTTCATAGCAGAGATAGATTATGCCTTGTGCAGCTCTCTTTTAATGATGGCAACGCTCACTTAGTGCAACTTAAGAACGATTATACAGCGCCAAATTTGAGAAAAATATTAGAGGATAAAAATATAACTAAAATATTCCACTTTGCACGGTTTGATGTAAGCATAATACGTTATTACTTGGAAACTTGGGCACTTCCGTGCTATTGCACGAAAATAGCTTCACGTTTGGTTCGCACCTACACAGATAATCATAGCTTAAAAGAGTTGTGCTTAGAGCTGCTTGATACCAAACTAAATAAGCAGCAGCAATCTTCTGATTGGGGAAATGAAAATTTGACAGACAAACAAAAAAGTTATGCTGCATCTGATGTTTTGTATCTCCATAAGATAAAGGAAAAGCTAGATTTAATGTTGGAACGTGAAAATAGAAAAGAATTGGCCCAAAAGTGCTTTGAATTTCTTCCTACTCGCATTGAGTTGGATTTAATGGGTTGGGAAAACGTGGATATCTTTAATCATCAGATATAA
- the era gene encoding GTPase Era: protein MKEQKCLFVTIAGLPNAGKSTLINSIIGKKIAIVTPKVQTTRTQIRGVATCNNTQIVFTDSPGIFSAETKLEKALVKSAWSAIKGDDITLLLVDVSNYLKNIERIKTIFMRLQRTKGRCILVINKTDLVKRPELKMAHEHLNLLYKFEKVFTISALKNDGLPDLVNYLSEVAPVSPWFYEEDQITDSSTNFLSAEITREKLFLNLREELPYSTAVITEQFEEKKDKSLVIKQIIFVLKDSHKKIVLGKDGSNIKKINIEARVELEKLFECKVHLFLFVKVRPWIDRPEEYIGNA from the coding sequence GTGAAAGAACAAAAGTGCTTATTTGTAACCATAGCTGGCTTACCAAATGCTGGGAAGTCTACATTAATTAACAGCATCATAGGCAAGAAAATTGCAATTGTTACCCCTAAAGTGCAAACAACAAGGACGCAAATAAGGGGTGTTGCAACATGCAACAACACACAAATTGTCTTTACTGACTCCCCAGGAATTTTCTCAGCAGAAACAAAACTTGAAAAAGCTTTAGTCAAGTCTGCATGGTCAGCAATCAAGGGTGATGACATCACTTTGTTACTTGTTGATGTAAGCAATTATTTGAAAAATATAGAAAGAATTAAGACTATATTTATGCGACTGCAGCGCACAAAAGGCAGATGCATTTTGGTTATCAATAAAACTGATTTGGTAAAAAGGCCTGAATTAAAGATGGCGCATGAGCATCTGAATTTGCTTTATAAATTTGAAAAAGTTTTTACGATATCAGCATTAAAGAATGATGGACTTCCTGATTTGGTGAATTACTTGTCTGAAGTTGCACCGGTGAGCCCTTGGTTTTATGAAGAAGATCAAATAACCGATTCCTCGACAAATTTTTTATCAGCAGAAATTACGAGAGAAAAATTATTCTTGAACTTGCGTGAAGAATTGCCATACTCTACAGCTGTTATAACTGAACAATTTGAGGAAAAAAAAGATAAGAGTTTAGTCATAAAACAGATCATATTCGTGTTGAAAGATAGTCATAAAAAAATAGTGCTAGGGAAAGATGGCAGTAATATTAAAAAAATTAATATCGAAGCACGTGTTGAACTAGAAAAATTATTTGAGTGCAAGGTACACCTCTTTTTATTTGTAAAAGTGCGACCTTGGATCGACCGTCCTGAGGAATATATAGGCAATGCTTAA
- a CDS encoding 3'-5' exonuclease: MLNSLLVFDIETIPDINSCKNLLDIDDNSSVEEKRDALTKYHLEITNGQNSFLRQPFHRVVVISFLLCNISCQSGYEVFTLQEIRSGGTLNSSEKELVKGFFNYMSEKRPRLVSFNGRTFDIPVLKYRAMVHGIQAEYFHKAGDKWNSYNQRYSSDWHCDLLESLSDFGASARVKMNEVCAAFNLPGKIGVDGSQVMGLYDSGKIQEIRDYCETDVINTYLIYLRFMHHQGKITTESYNKSVEELLLECEKKEHLKKFKEEWKITCGGNFYIEFK; encoded by the coding sequence ATGCTTAATTCTTTGTTAGTATTTGATATTGAAACTATACCGGATATAAATTCCTGCAAGAATTTGCTGGATATTGATGACAATAGCAGTGTGGAAGAGAAAAGGGATGCATTAACAAAATACCACCTAGAAATAACAAACGGGCAGAACTCTTTTCTGCGTCAGCCCTTCCACCGGGTTGTAGTTATCAGTTTTTTACTTTGTAATATAAGCTGCCAGAGCGGTTACGAAGTGTTCACACTGCAAGAAATAAGATCTGGAGGCACACTAAATTCCAGTGAAAAGGAGCTGGTGAAGGGATTTTTTAACTATATGTCGGAAAAAAGACCGAGATTAGTCTCATTTAATGGGCGCACTTTTGATATACCAGTGCTGAAGTATCGTGCTATGGTCCATGGCATTCAAGCGGAATATTTTCATAAAGCTGGCGATAAGTGGAATAGTTACAATCAGAGATATAGTAGTGATTGGCATTGTGATTTGCTTGAATCTCTCTCTGATTTTGGAGCTTCTGCGAGAGTAAAAATGAACGAAGTTTGTGCAGCATTTAACCTTCCTGGCAAGATTGGAGTTGATGGGTCACAAGTTATGGGCTTATACGATAGCGGCAAGATACAAGAGATTCGAGATTATTGTGAAACAGATGTGATTAACACTTATTTGATTTACTTGAGGTTCATGCATCATCAGGGAAAGATTACTACTGAAAGTTACAACAAAAGCGTGGAAGAGCTGCTTTTAGAGTGCGAAAAAAAAGAACATCTAAAAAAATTTAAAGAGGAATGGAAAATAACTTGTGGTGGAAACTTTTATATTGAATTTAAATGA
- a CDS encoding lipase family protein, with protein MDFSFLRNWFSTTDTSASSIDSQLEQSSSILADNGKCKMEEYDDEFEIIEDYEFINPRDPNEIHSLPSSHQIDESIVEIAGFNKEKLLEMSNFSKISYGDDDNKLSEKRCNTLAEEVYKTGFEVTTEGYEIIPSPEKMYKTRAELTKEGYEIIPFGNSFEKDAGHVFIKGKEITIAYHGTRLKHGLWGLNDVITDLSASFTTSELLPDGGRIHRGFYNSFTDSWPDLYRILKSHAEKQGSEIKDFEINLTGHSMGGAIAKIAALCLNKTERAEDIHVATFGDPRVFDLTASKFYNDVLQEKTIRVTQHRQDPVPAVSPGLFGYAHVGAQLRISAPEGYSFHKIDGYHEAVKVMDESDFKSNNNVSLFYYPVRALSQINSAVLGNAQYYAANAVNYIFGGSNFFEKVKKEYQNDKFEVLEVEQVAHENSSSIAMGR; from the coding sequence ATGGATTTTAGTTTTTTACGCAATTGGTTTAGCACCACAGATACTAGTGCAAGTAGTATAGATTCACAATTAGAACAATCAAGCTCCATCTTAGCAGATAACGGCAAATGCAAGATGGAAGAATATGATGATGAGTTTGAGATCATTGAAGATTATGAATTTATAAACCCTCGCGACCCAAATGAAATACATTCTTTACCTTCTTCTCACCAGATAGATGAAAGTATTGTAGAAATTGCAGGGTTTAATAAAGAGAAATTATTAGAAATGAGTAATTTCTCTAAAATAAGCTATGGTGATGACGACAATAAGTTAAGTGAAAAAAGATGCAACACCTTAGCTGAAGAAGTATACAAAACTGGATTTGAAGTTACTACGGAAGGTTATGAAATTATTCCATCCCCTGAAAAAATGTATAAAACTAGAGCTGAACTTACTAAAGAAGGTTATGAAATCATTCCATTTGGTAATAGCTTTGAAAAAGATGCTGGTCATGTTTTCATAAAAGGTAAAGAAATAACAATAGCTTACCATGGTACTCGCTTAAAACATGGCTTATGGGGCTTAAATGATGTAATCACTGATCTAAGTGCATCTTTTACTACTTCAGAACTTTTACCTGACGGTGGAAGAATTCATCGTGGTTTTTATAATTCGTTTACGGATTCATGGCCTGATCTTTATCGCATTTTGAAATCTCATGCTGAAAAACAAGGATCAGAAATCAAAGATTTTGAAATCAATCTCACAGGTCACAGTATGGGAGGAGCTATTGCTAAGATAGCTGCTTTATGTCTTAATAAAACAGAAAGAGCTGAAGATATTCATGTTGCAACTTTTGGTGATCCAAGAGTTTTTGACCTTACTGCTAGTAAATTTTATAATGACGTTCTTCAAGAAAAAACCATTAGAGTAACTCAACATAGACAAGATCCAGTGCCAGCAGTATCACCTGGTCTTTTTGGTTATGCTCATGTAGGTGCACAATTAAGAATATCAGCACCGGAAGGATATTCTTTTCATAAAATAGATGGTTATCATGAAGCTGTTAAAGTAATGGATGAAAGTGATTTCAAGTCAAATAATAACGTATCTCTCTTTTACTATCCCGTTAGGGCATTAAGTCAAATTAACTCTGCAGTTTTAGGTAATGCTCAATATTACGCTGCCAATGCGGTAAATTATATTTTTGGTGGGTCAAACTTCTTTGAGAAAGTGAAAAAAGAATACCAAAATGATAAATTTGAGGTATTGGAAGTTGAGCAAGTAGCACATGAAAATTCCTCATCTATTGCAATGGGCAGATAG
- a CDS encoding porin: MKKSIYTRTALASLLTLYSFSGFAADFPDESMKEIKKQESTKTSGKTEVMKTSNKKLKEKMDRICNADPRKKAEELKKKEEMRLAAEQKKKEEIRLANEKKAKLIEDSKAKALNAKNSNIEKGKVSKTKASKTKNAKVEAKDVKKDVKVVNKNTEKKVKANPVVSVGGVDIIDTNQGQSNLRITFGGVVDAQGYGKAGPSGTDYKRYDVMPGKSINYYEDATDKVKGANPVFPEGIGNIGDYSNDMGMIADAILHLRAENKNEDLGLLYGADVQFHVPVTEGKGASQGVYAAKGRSAHVFINSKYGDVKLGYQFGPEALMRLDATRIATVDGAADSDWFRKVNLEGSAAGFPFYVTPRLYTESFSSESEKLSFRMAGKYNKGVMTTLPFRVAYYSPNYMGARFGISYSPRYNSSLFTVKETIPFEEDKNNTKVLKHKEEIKHVGPDYEHIVSAGASYEYDFDKYNVKVKTSAVGEYGQAKKPNKDKHVYDEYVEYNDLMGVNLGVSADYKINEDQGVKFAASFAYLGKSGQPKGIKKLVGDTYKEIDGKGTTDDDKRVEGLKAQFGKDSIDTMYWTVGAGYQHENIYTSLTYFGSRMNDGDMLHDGALGVQYDLSPACSKSKFVPYAALHYFMTNEKQNANHKITKAGSTTEEAPSNQGILLLTGVKFSF; encoded by the coding sequence ATGAAAAAATCTATTTATACTAGAACTGCTCTAGCTTCTCTATTAACTTTATATTCTTTCAGCGGCTTTGCAGCTGACTTTCCTGATGAGAGTATGAAGGAAATAAAAAAGCAAGAGAGCACAAAAACTTCTGGAAAAACAGAAGTTATGAAAACATCAAATAAAAAACTGAAAGAAAAGATGGACAGAATATGTAATGCTGATCCAAGAAAAAAAGCTGAAGAGCTTAAGAAAAAGGAGGAGATGAGATTAGCAGCCGAGCAGAAGAAAAAAGAGGAGATCAGGCTAGCAAATGAGAAAAAAGCAAAGCTTATAGAGGATTCAAAAGCAAAAGCTCTAAACGCTAAGAATTCTAATATAGAAAAAGGTAAAGTTTCAAAAACTAAGGCTTCTAAAACTAAGAATGCTAAAGTTGAAGCTAAAGATGTAAAGAAGGATGTAAAAGTTGTTAACAAAAATACAGAGAAAAAAGTTAAGGCAAATCCTGTTGTCTCAGTTGGTGGAGTTGATATTATCGACACTAATCAAGGGCAAAGTAATTTAAGAATAACTTTTGGCGGTGTTGTTGATGCTCAAGGTTATGGTAAAGCAGGGCCAAGTGGCACAGATTATAAACGATACGACGTTATGCCTGGCAAATCTATAAATTATTATGAGGATGCTACGGATAAGGTAAAAGGAGCAAATCCAGTATTCCCTGAGGGAATAGGAAATATTGGTGATTACAGCAACGATATGGGTATGATTGCTGACGCGATATTGCACCTCAGAGCAGAAAATAAGAATGAAGATTTAGGTCTTCTTTATGGTGCTGATGTGCAATTTCACGTTCCAGTGACCGAAGGTAAGGGAGCATCACAAGGTGTTTATGCTGCAAAAGGCAGAAGTGCGCATGTGTTTATTAACTCAAAATATGGTGACGTGAAGCTTGGTTACCAATTTGGTCCTGAAGCTCTGATGAGACTTGATGCAACAAGAATTGCGACTGTTGACGGAGCTGCAGATAGTGACTGGTTCAGAAAAGTGAACTTAGAAGGAAGCGCTGCAGGCTTTCCATTTTATGTAACACCACGTCTTTACACTGAAAGTTTTTCGAGTGAAAGTGAAAAACTCTCCTTCCGTATGGCAGGGAAATATAACAAAGGCGTTATGACTACACTGCCATTTAGAGTTGCTTACTACTCACCAAATTATATGGGCGCAAGGTTTGGCATCAGTTACTCACCTCGTTATAATAGTAGTTTGTTTACTGTAAAAGAAACAATTCCTTTTGAGGAGGATAAAAATAATACTAAGGTGCTAAAGCATAAAGAAGAGATAAAGCATGTCGGTCCAGACTATGAGCACATAGTAAGTGCTGGTGCATCATATGAATATGACTTTGATAAATATAATGTAAAAGTTAAAACTTCTGCAGTTGGTGAGTATGGTCAAGCGAAAAAACCAAATAAAGATAAGCATGTTTATGATGAATATGTAGAGTACAATGACCTTATGGGTGTTAATTTGGGTGTAAGCGCTGATTATAAGATTAATGAAGACCAAGGCGTAAAATTTGCCGCTTCTTTTGCATATTTGGGTAAATCTGGCCAACCGAAGGGTATTAAAAAATTAGTTGGTGATACCTATAAGGAAATTGATGGTAAAGGTACTACTGATGATGACAAGAGAGTGGAAGGACTGAAAGCTCAATTTGGTAAAGATAGTATAGATACCATGTATTGGACTGTAGGAGCTGGTTATCAACATGAGAATATCTACACAAGTTTGACGTACTTTGGTAGCAGAATGAATGATGGAGATATGCTTCATGATGGTGCACTTGGCGTTCAATATGATCTTTCTCCTGCATGCAGTAAGAGCAAATTTGTTCCTTACGCAGCTCTTCATTATTTTATGACTAACGAGAAACAAAACGCAAATCATAAGATTACAAAAGCAGGTAGTACCACAGAAGAGGCACCTTCTAACCAAGGAATTCTCCTTCTTACTGGTGTGAAGTTTTCTTTCTAA
- a CDS encoding GIY-YIG nuclease family protein, translating into MQNYYVYILASKNNRTLYTGITSNLIKRIWEHKSKVISGFTSKYNVHKLVHFEEFQDI; encoded by the coding sequence ATGCAAAATTATTACGTTTACATACTTGCAAGCAAGAATAATCGAACTTTATATACAGGTATAACATCAAATCTGATTAAACGAATCTGGGAACATAAGAGTAAAGTTATTTCTGGCTTTACATCAAAATACAATGTACATAAATTAGTTCATTTTGAAGAATTTCAAGATATATAA
- a CDS encoding cysteine desulfurase family protein, with protein sequence MSPFSLENSGCVYADYNATAPISENVKKSIFEVLLKQTLNPSSLHKRGQEARKILQDARDNIRDAIGVPSDKEIVFTSGATEANNLVMRGIAGYLHVISAIEHPSILNSACNPYIIPVNQEGIVDFLELEKILSELKGNKAIVSVMMANNETGVIQPVKEIAEIAHKFGAICHTDTAQSVGKIKVNMEDLGVDLLTLSAHKFGGVAGSGVLIFNKELAIEPIIIGGGQEKGFRGGTENIVAIAGLSAALQNIPDLLSKMDEVKELRDQLECELLNLASDIRIFGKNSKRLPNTSFIYMPGVKSDVQLMHFDLNHIAVSNGSACSSGKVEPSHVLLAMGATKEQAECSIRISIGPETKPQDIKKIVDCWYNIYKQNTLV encoded by the coding sequence ATGAGTCCATTCTCTTTAGAAAATAGTGGTTGCGTATATGCTGATTACAATGCAACTGCTCCAATTAGTGAGAATGTAAAAAAAAGTATATTTGAGGTCTTGTTAAAACAAACGCTTAATCCATCATCACTACATAAAAGAGGACAAGAAGCGAGGAAGATTCTTCAGGATGCAAGAGATAACATACGTGATGCTATTGGTGTTCCAAGTGATAAAGAAATAGTTTTTACGTCTGGTGCGACTGAAGCGAATAACCTTGTTATGAGAGGAATAGCAGGCTATCTGCATGTAATTTCAGCTATAGAGCATCCTTCAATTCTTAATTCTGCATGTAATCCATATATAATACCCGTTAATCAGGAGGGCATTGTTGACTTTTTAGAGCTAGAAAAAATTCTAAGCGAACTTAAAGGAAACAAAGCAATAGTTTCAGTTATGATGGCAAATAACGAAACCGGAGTTATTCAGCCTGTTAAGGAAATAGCTGAAATAGCACACAAATTTGGAGCAATTTGCCACACTGACACTGCTCAAAGTGTTGGAAAAATTAAAGTTAATATGGAAGATTTAGGAGTGGATTTACTCACTTTATCCGCCCATAAATTTGGCGGTGTAGCAGGCAGTGGAGTTTTAATATTCAATAAAGAACTTGCGATAGAACCTATTATAATAGGTGGTGGACAAGAGAAGGGATTTCGTGGTGGCACGGAAAATATTGTTGCGATTGCAGGCCTTTCTGCTGCACTGCAAAATATTCCAGACCTTCTATCAAAAATGGATGAAGTAAAGGAGCTACGTGATCAATTAGAGTGTGAATTATTAAATCTTGCCAGTGACATAAGAATCTTCGGTAAAAACTCTAAGAGGCTGCCAAACACAAGTTTTATTTATATGCCAGGAGTAAAGAGTGATGTGCAGCTCATGCATTTTGACTTGAATCATATTGCAGTTAGTAATGGTTCTGCATGTTCTTCTGGAAAAGTTGAACCTTCCCATGTTTTGCTTGCAATGGGGGCAACAAAAGAGCAAGCAGAGTGTTCAATTAGAATCAGTATAGGTCCAGAAACTAAACCACAAGACATAAAAAAAATAGTGGATTGTTGGTATAATATCTACAAGCAGAACACCTTGGTATAG
- a CDS encoding alpha/beta hydrolase, which produces MVEVFLNNATRKIEGEYHQSKDANAPVVLVLHHHPQYGGNMGSKIVHGIYTSFIDNNFSALKINFRGVGKSTGTFDKGIGELTDAAVAIDWLQEHNPSNVPIWIAGFSFGAWVAMQLTMRRPEIVGFIALSLPVTKYDFSFLSPCPVSGLIIQSSNDTISEESDVTELAKRLINSVKSDHMKYHIIDDTNHFLRDKEEEVTQIVDGYIKLRLNSAAISSQKVKKEVRVKEYA; this is translated from the coding sequence GTGGTAGAAGTTTTTTTGAATAATGCAACAAGAAAGATAGAAGGTGAATACCACCAAAGCAAAGATGCCAACGCGCCGGTTGTGCTGGTTTTACATCATCACCCTCAATATGGTGGTAATATGGGTAGTAAAATTGTACATGGTATATATACGTCTTTTATCGATAACAATTTTTCTGCATTGAAAATTAACTTTCGTGGTGTGGGAAAATCTACCGGAACTTTTGATAAGGGTATAGGAGAATTAACTGACGCTGCGGTAGCTATTGATTGGCTTCAGGAACATAATCCTAGCAACGTTCCAATTTGGATCGCTGGTTTTTCTTTTGGAGCATGGGTGGCTATGCAGCTAACAATGCGCCGCCCTGAGATAGTGGGTTTTATTGCTCTTTCTCTTCCGGTAACTAAGTACGATTTTTCTTTTCTTTCTCCCTGTCCAGTTTCTGGGCTTATAATACAAAGCAGTAATGATACAATCTCAGAAGAAAGCGATGTAACAGAATTAGCAAAAAGGTTGATAAATTCAGTAAAAAGTGATCACATGAAATACCATATAATAGACGATACTAATCACTTTCTAAGGGATAAAGAAGAGGAAGTGACTCAAATCGTAGATGGTTATATAAAACTGCGCTTAAACAGTGCAGCTATTTCTTCTCAAAAGGTCAAAAAAGAGGTAAGGGTAAAAGAATATGCTTAA
- a CDS encoding ABC transporter ATP-binding protein, translating into MGGNVALELTSVDKSFKGNSAVVKDINLSVTRGQVVALIGNSGAGKTTILQIAGLLDKPTSGIVTIDGINCTQASNKHKTHVRRNFLSFVYQFHYLLQELSVLENIMLPQLIAGKSKAEAKKNSQAMLEKFGLENKASSMVSEVSGGERQRVAIARSIVNSPKLLLADEPTGNLDPTNSFNVFLLLHSYVKENNSSMLIVTHNHLLAEKADCIFQLRDRSLVKL; encoded by the coding sequence ATGGGTGGTAATGTAGCTCTAGAACTAACTTCTGTAGATAAAAGCTTCAAGGGCAATTCTGCTGTTGTAAAAGACATCAACCTAAGTGTCACAAGAGGGCAAGTAGTAGCGCTGATTGGCAATTCAGGTGCAGGAAAAACAACTATATTGCAAATCGCAGGCTTGTTGGACAAGCCAACTTCAGGTATAGTTACGATAGATGGAATAAATTGCACACAAGCCAGTAATAAGCATAAAACCCATGTAAGAAGAAATTTCCTTAGTTTTGTTTATCAATTTCACTATTTGTTACAAGAGTTATCGGTGTTGGAAAATATTATGCTTCCTCAACTCATTGCAGGAAAAAGCAAAGCTGAAGCAAAAAAAAATTCGCAAGCAATGTTGGAAAAATTTGGTCTGGAAAACAAAGCAAGTAGCATGGTATCTGAAGTTTCGGGTGGGGAAAGGCAGAGAGTTGCAATTGCAAGAAGCATTGTAAATTCTCCAAAGCTTTTACTTGCAGATGAGCCAACAGGAAATTTAGATCCAACAAATTCTTTTAACGTGTTTTTACTGCTACATTCATACGTAAAGGAAAATAACAGCTCTATGCTTATAGTAACGCACAATCATCTCCTTGCAGAAAAGGCAGACTGCATTTTCCAATTGAGAGATCGATCATTAGTGAAGTTGTGA
- a CDS encoding HesB/IscA family protein produces MSTNYNINLTDNALKKIHFLAEQEGDKSSVLRVAVSGGGCSGFKYNFLMDQMNKNLSLDDEDDDYDDEFDDYEESEDYRSHSSFSKKGKDIVINDENGNPVLMVDNCSAKFLNNSVIDYTEDLSGSGFQIKNTLAKSQCGCGNSFSVSKI; encoded by the coding sequence ATGTCAACAAATTACAACATCAACTTAACTGATAATGCACTAAAAAAAATCCACTTTCTTGCAGAGCAGGAAGGGGATAAGAGTTCCGTTTTGCGGGTTGCAGTTTCAGGCGGTGGATGTTCTGGCTTCAAATACAATTTTCTTATGGATCAAATGAATAAAAATCTATCTTTGGATGATGAAGATGATGATTACGATGATGAATTTGATGACTATGAAGAAAGCGAGGACTATAGAAGCCACTCCAGTTTCAGCAAAAAAGGTAAAGATATAGTAATTAATGATGAAAATGGCAATCCTGTATTAATGGTTGATAATTGTTCAGCAAAATTTTTAAATAACTCAGTTATAGATTATACTGAGGATCTCAGTGGTTCTGGTTTTCAAATAAAGAATACCCTTGCTAAGTCTCAATGTGGTTGTGGTAACAGTTTTTCGGTTTCCAAAATTTAG